One genomic window of Prochlorococcus sp. MIT 0801 includes the following:
- the radA gene encoding DNA repair protein RadA gives MSRSVSIYVCQSCGAQTRQFFGRCNNCGEWNSIIEEKINQKSDKSFYTKINSSKEKSPYRSELISQTKNQLIERISSGYEELDRVLGGGLVPGSLVLIGGDPGIGKSTLILQSATEMARQRSVLYVAAEESAQQVKLRWNRIEDSESNLHLLSETDLELVIKELDHLKPDVAVIDSIQALHDQNLSSSPGSVAQVRECSAALQQIAKRQNISLLIIGHVTKDGMLAGPKVLEHLVDAVLTFEGDRFASHRLLRGVKNRFGATSELGVFEMQADGLSEVPNPSELFLSKTSAPGISTIVTCEGTRPLAIDIQALLNPTSYASPRRTTTGIEINRLHQILAVLEKNMNLSLSRYDCYLAVAGGLEVEEPGADLGIAAAIVSSYKDIELEEGVVFIGEIGLAGQLRLVRQMQQRINEVIRLGYHTLIIPEGIDTSEFETNQKLKILKASNINQALIYALDNS, from the coding sequence GTGTCTCGTTCTGTCTCTATTTATGTCTGTCAAAGTTGCGGTGCACAAACCAGGCAATTCTTTGGCCGCTGCAACAATTGTGGAGAATGGAACTCAATAATAGAGGAAAAAATTAATCAAAAATCAGATAAATCTTTTTACACAAAGATTAATTCTTCTAAGGAAAAATCTCCCTATCGTTCAGAACTAATAAGCCAAACAAAAAACCAACTTATTGAACGCATTTCAAGTGGATATGAGGAATTAGACAGGGTACTTGGAGGTGGCTTAGTGCCTGGATCACTTGTACTAATTGGGGGAGATCCAGGTATTGGGAAAAGCACTCTCATTTTGCAAAGTGCGACTGAAATGGCTCGTCAAAGATCAGTCCTTTATGTGGCTGCTGAAGAATCTGCTCAACAAGTAAAACTTAGATGGAATCGAATTGAGGATTCTGAGTCCAATCTTCATTTACTCTCAGAAACAGATCTAGAGCTAGTTATTAAAGAGCTTGATCATTTAAAACCTGACGTTGCAGTGATTGATAGTATTCAAGCTTTGCATGATCAAAATTTATCAAGTTCACCGGGCTCAGTAGCCCAAGTGAGAGAATGTTCAGCAGCTTTGCAGCAAATTGCTAAGCGACAAAACATTTCTCTTTTGATCATCGGGCACGTAACGAAGGATGGAATGTTAGCCGGACCAAAAGTTCTTGAGCATCTTGTGGATGCAGTACTTACTTTTGAGGGAGATCGATTCGCTTCTCACAGACTTCTAAGAGGGGTGAAAAATCGCTTTGGTGCCACTTCTGAGCTTGGAGTATTTGAAATGCAAGCAGATGGATTATCGGAGGTACCTAATCCAAGTGAATTATTTTTAAGCAAAACCTCTGCACCTGGAATTTCAACAATTGTTACTTGTGAGGGAACAAGACCATTAGCCATCGATATACAAGCACTGTTAAATCCCACGAGTTATGCAAGTCCAAGAAGAACCACAACTGGTATTGAGATAAACAGGCTTCATCAAATCTTGGCAGTTCTAGAAAAAAATATGAATCTTTCACTCTCAAGATATGACTGTTATTTAGCTGTAGCTGGGGGATTAGAAGTCGAAGAACCTGGTGCTGATTTAGGAATAGCTGCTGCAATAGTTTCAAGCTATAAAGATATTGAACTTGAGGAAGGTGTAGTTTTTATAGGAGAAATAGGTTTAGCTGGTCAATTAAGATTAGTAAGACAAATGCAACAACGAATTAATGAAGTTATAAGACTTGGATATCACACATTAATTATCCCAGAAGGAATAGATACGAGTGAGTTTGAAACGAATCAAAAATTAAAAATATTAAAAGCTTCGAATATTAATCAAGCTTTAATCTATGCTTTAGATAATAGTTAA
- the rpaB gene encoding response regulator transcription factor RpaB, which translates to MTATSPSKETILVADDEASIRRILETRLSMIGYQVVTACDGNEALDLFRNCEPDLVVLDVMMPKLDGYGVCQELRKESDVPIVMLTALGDVADRITGLELGADDYVVKPFSPKELEARIRCVLRRVEKEQIAGLPNSGVIAVMNLKIDTNKRQVYRNDERIRLTGMEFSLLELLVSRSGEPFSRGEILKEVWGYTPERHVDTRVVDVHISRLRSKLEDDPANPELILTARGTGYLFQRIVDSMIPEGS; encoded by the coding sequence ATGACGGCCACAAGTCCCTCAAAGGAAACCATCCTCGTAGCTGATGATGAGGCAAGTATTAGGAGGATCCTAGAAACTCGCCTATCCATGATTGGCTATCAGGTAGTGACTGCTTGTGATGGAAATGAGGCTTTAGATCTTTTCAGGAATTGTGAGCCTGATTTGGTTGTACTAGATGTCATGATGCCTAAATTAGACGGATATGGAGTTTGCCAGGAACTAAGAAAGGAATCAGATGTTCCAATAGTCATGCTGACAGCCTTGGGAGATGTTGCAGATAGAATTACTGGTCTAGAGCTAGGTGCTGATGATTATGTTGTTAAACCATTTAGCCCAAAAGAATTAGAAGCTAGGATTAGATGTGTATTAAGAAGAGTAGAGAAAGAACAAATAGCAGGACTACCTAATTCAGGTGTCATTGCAGTTATGAATTTAAAGATTGATACAAATAAGCGTCAGGTTTATAGAAACGATGAACGAATTCGATTAACAGGTATGGAATTTAGTCTTTTAGAATTGTTGGTTAGTCGTTCAGGAGAACCTTTTAGTCGAGGTGAAATTCTTAAAGAAGTGTGGGGATATACACCTGAAAGACATGTTGATACGAGAGTAGTGGATGTTCATATTTCTAGACTTAGATCAAAACTTGAAGATGATCCTGCAAATCCAGAACTGATACTTACTGCAAGAGGAACAGGTTATCTTTTTCAAAGAATTGTTGACTCTATGATTCCTGAAGGATCATAA
- the plsX gene encoding phosphate acyltransferase PlsX codes for MEKNHLNNKTNRSKAIRRLVIWYRRNSAVTSLVDTATSSATAASNVAGTVVSNAGSVVTNAGSIARSTLEPFVFDPLRRLQGGESTDEKNAIQDSQRIWVAVDGMGGDYAPGAILDGCLKSLSLLPLKIKFVGEIEKVEKAAIEFGLKESLDKAIEDGKFQLISSGLSVGMDEEATAVRKKKDASINIAMKLVREGKAMGVYSAGNSGAMMASAIFKLGRLKGIDRPAIGALFPTKDPGQPVLVLDVGANMDCKPTYLHQFALLGNIYSRDVLQVDKPRIGLLNIGEESCKGNDLSLATYKLLNEEERFCFSGNCEGRDVLSGDFDVVVCDGFTGNILLKFLESVGSVLLGVLRAELPRGRRGKVGSAFLRNNLKRIKKRLDHAEHGGALLLGINGICVIGHGGSKALSVLSALRVVHSAASHGVMDDLADLNKPEVLSSD; via the coding sequence GTGGAAAAAAATCACCTAAATAATAAAACAAATCGTTCTAAAGCAATTAGACGATTGGTGATTTGGTATCGCCGAAACTCAGCTGTAACAAGCCTTGTTGACACTGCAACAAGCTCAGCTACAGCAGCAAGTAATGTGGCAGGAACAGTTGTTTCTAATGCTGGTTCCGTTGTTACGAATGCTGGATCAATTGCTAGAAGTACATTAGAACCATTTGTGTTTGATCCCCTTAGAAGGCTCCAAGGTGGAGAAAGTACGGATGAGAAAAATGCAATTCAAGATTCCCAAAGAATTTGGGTCGCTGTCGATGGAATGGGAGGAGATTATGCACCTGGAGCAATTCTTGATGGATGTTTGAAATCTTTGTCTCTACTTCCTTTGAAAATTAAATTTGTAGGTGAAATTGAGAAAGTAGAAAAAGCAGCGATTGAATTTGGCTTAAAAGAATCTCTAGACAAAGCGATTGAAGATGGAAAATTTCAATTAATTTCTAGTGGTCTCTCCGTTGGCATGGATGAAGAAGCCACTGCAGTGCGTAAAAAAAAGGATGCGAGCATAAATATTGCAATGAAATTGGTTAGAGAAGGAAAAGCGATGGGTGTCTATTCCGCTGGGAACTCTGGAGCAATGATGGCCTCAGCTATTTTTAAATTGGGACGTTTAAAAGGAATTGATCGTCCAGCAATTGGAGCATTATTCCCAACTAAAGACCCTGGCCAACCTGTATTGGTTTTAGATGTTGGAGCAAATATGGATTGCAAACCAACCTATTTGCATCAATTTGCCCTTCTTGGAAATATATACAGTCGAGATGTTTTGCAGGTAGACAAGCCAAGAATAGGATTATTAAATATTGGCGAAGAATCTTGTAAGGGTAATGATCTGTCTCTAGCAACTTACAAACTTTTAAACGAGGAAGAACGTTTTTGCTTTTCTGGAAATTGTGAAGGGCGAGATGTTTTATCAGGCGATTTTGATGTTGTGGTTTGTGATGGATTTACAGGAAACATTTTGCTTAAATTTTTAGAATCAGTAGGAAGCGTACTTTTGGGAGTTTTAAGAGCTGAGTTGCCGAGAGGAAGAAGAGGCAAAGTTGGTTCTGCTTTTTTAAGAAATAATTTAAAACGAATAAAGAAACGCCTAGATCATGCAGAACATGGTGGGGCTTTGCTTTTAGGAATTAATGGAATTTGTGTTATTGGTCACGGAGGAAGTAAAGCTTTATCTGTTTTAAGTGCTTTAAGAGTTGTGCATTCAGCGGCAAGTCATGGAGTAATGGATGATTTAGCGGATTTGAATAAACCAGAAGTCTTAAGCTCTGATTAG
- a CDS encoding beta-ketoacyl-ACP synthase III, whose protein sequence is MISNSQWDSGISFVGCGSATPQKVISNDQLGQRVDTNDQWIQSRTGISERRIIGDHESLIELATDAALNAVEMANWDVKTIDLIILATSTPEDLFGSAPKIQSNLGASNAFAFDLTAACSGFLFALVTASQYLASGSIKRAVVIGADQLSKWVDWDDRKTCVLFGDGAGAVALENSGDESGLIGYDLKSDGSKGGCLNLAQSNIFLDLVKGATHQKGEYLPIKMEGKEVYKFAVKEVPIILGEILEKYQIKSENIDWLLLHQANQRILDAVASRFSIPSEKVLSNLKYYGNTSAATIPLMLDEAVRDHRIKFGDLIACSGFGAGLSWGAALFYWHGPH, encoded by the coding sequence TTGATTAGCAATTCTCAATGGGACTCAGGAATATCTTTTGTGGGGTGCGGAAGCGCTACCCCACAAAAGGTAATTAGTAATGATCAACTTGGTCAGAGAGTGGATACTAATGATCAGTGGATTCAAAGTCGAACTGGTATTAGCGAAAGAAGGATTATTGGAGATCATGAGTCTTTGATTGAGTTAGCTACTGATGCAGCACTGAATGCCGTTGAAATGGCTAATTGGGATGTGAAAACTATCGATTTGATAATTCTTGCAACATCGACTCCAGAAGATTTATTTGGCTCGGCCCCTAAAATTCAATCAAATTTGGGAGCTTCCAATGCATTCGCTTTTGATTTAACTGCTGCTTGTAGTGGTTTTTTATTTGCTTTGGTAACTGCCTCACAATATTTAGCTTCTGGATCTATTAAAAGAGCTGTTGTGATTGGAGCAGACCAATTATCAAAATGGGTAGATTGGGATGATAGAAAGACGTGTGTTTTGTTTGGAGATGGCGCAGGAGCAGTAGCTCTTGAGAATTCTGGTGATGAAAGTGGTTTGATTGGATACGATTTGAAGTCAGATGGAAGTAAAGGAGGTTGCTTAAACCTTGCTCAATCAAATATTTTTTTAGATTTAGTTAAAGGAGCTACTCATCAAAAAGGTGAATATTTGCCAATCAAAATGGAGGGAAAGGAGGTTTATAAGTTTGCAGTTAAAGAAGTTCCAATCATTCTTGGAGAAATCTTAGAAAAATATCAAATTAAGTCTGAGAATATAGATTGGCTCTTATTGCACCAAGCTAATCAAAGAATTCTTGATGCTGTAGCCTCAAGATTTTCAATACCATCCGAAAAAGTGCTTTCAAATTTGAAATATTATGGGAATACCTCAGCAGCAACGATTCCATTGATGCTTGATGAGGCAGTTAGAGATCATAGGATTAAATTCGGAGACTTAATAGCATGTAGTGGATTTGGTGCTGGCTTGAGTTGGGGAGCCGCTTTGTTTTATTGGCATGGTCCCCATTAA
- the fabD gene encoding ACP S-malonyltransferase yields the protein MTIAWVFPGQGSQKLGMANSLLDLPGSRDRFELASQILGRDLWKICCGEGIPNEEIYDLNDTRNTQPALFVVESLLVDDLKRQERETQLIAGHSLGEIVGLYSADVLDAKTALLLLKKRSELMAVAGGGAMIAVLGFDRNELDDLIRETEGAAIANDNSESQVVLSGSPEAVRKVADNLKCKRAIPLKVSGAFHSKFMTEASQSFAEELDQVTFQDAQIPVLSNVDPTPTLNGDILKDRLKKQMSTGVRWRETMHKMQKEGITTLVEIGPGNVLSGLAKRSMKGVLTSQISNSSDLGY from the coding sequence ATGACTATCGCCTGGGTCTTTCCTGGACAAGGCTCTCAAAAATTAGGAATGGCAAATTCCTTACTAGATTTGCCTGGTTCGAGAGATAGATTTGAATTGGCATCTCAAATTCTTGGAAGAGATCTTTGGAAAATCTGTTGTGGCGAGGGTATCCCTAACGAAGAAATATATGATTTAAACGATACTAGAAATACTCAACCTGCACTTTTTGTTGTTGAGTCACTATTGGTTGATGATTTAAAAAGACAAGAAAGGGAGACTCAACTAATTGCAGGGCACAGTCTTGGAGAGATAGTTGGTCTTTATTCAGCAGATGTTTTAGATGCGAAGACGGCTTTATTGTTATTAAAGAAAAGATCTGAATTGATGGCAGTTGCCGGAGGAGGAGCAATGATTGCTGTTTTGGGCTTTGATCGAAATGAATTAGATGATTTGATTAGAGAAACTGAGGGAGCTGCAATAGCCAATGACAATAGTGAATCTCAAGTTGTTTTATCTGGTTCTCCAGAGGCAGTAAGGAAAGTGGCTGATAATTTAAAATGTAAAAGAGCAATCCCTTTAAAAGTTTCAGGTGCTTTTCACTCCAAATTTATGACTGAAGCATCTCAAAGTTTTGCTGAAGAACTTGATCAAGTAACTTTTCAAGATGCTCAAATTCCAGTTCTTAGCAATGTGGATCCAACTCCAACCCTAAATGGTGACATATTGAAGGATCGCCTCAAAAAACAAATGTCTACTGGAGTTAGGTGGCGAGAGACTATGCATAAAATGCAAAAAGAGGGAATAACGACATTGGTCGAGATTGGACCTGGAAATGTTCTTAGTGGTCTTGCTAAACGATCAATGAAAGGTGTATTGACAAGTCAAATATCAAATTCAAGTGATTTGGGTTATTGA
- a CDS encoding 1-acyl-sn-glycerol-3-phosphate acyltransferase, with protein MEQFRVVKGVEKIHKNRPRQSLVYGCVSYFFAFPIFRFLFRGKTLGISNLPKTGGVVVVSNHGSHLDPPILGHALGRPVAFMAKSELFKVPILSFIISGCGAYPVKRGAGDREAIRNASNRLSEGWATGVFLDGTRQKNGRVNDPKPGAALLAARTGSPILPVAIVNSHRAFPKGSLLPRLVSIHLRVGELIPPPETKKREDLISTTKEIQISINSMLDEGLIQNI; from the coding sequence TTGGAACAATTTAGAGTTGTGAAGGGAGTTGAAAAAATCCATAAAAATAGACCTAGACAAAGTTTAGTTTATGGATGCGTCAGTTATTTTTTCGCTTTTCCGATCTTTCGCTTTTTGTTTAGAGGTAAAACATTAGGGATTTCGAATTTACCCAAAACAGGTGGAGTTGTTGTTGTTTCTAATCATGGTTCTCATCTGGACCCCCCGATTTTGGGTCATGCTTTAGGTAGACCGGTGGCTTTCATGGCAAAATCTGAACTTTTCAAGGTGCCCATATTGTCATTCATAATTTCTGGTTGCGGGGCCTATCCAGTTAAGAGAGGAGCTGGAGATAGAGAGGCAATTAGAAATGCATCTAATCGATTAAGCGAAGGTTGGGCTACAGGTGTGTTTTTGGATGGAACCAGACAAAAAAATGGGAGAGTTAATGATCCTAAACCAGGAGCTGCTCTCCTGGCAGCGAGGACAGGATCCCCTATCCTTCCTGTGGCAATAGTTAATAGTCACAGAGCTTTCCCTAAAGGATCTCTTCTGCCCCGACTTGTATCTATTCACTTAAGAGTTGGTGAATTAATTCCCCCTCCTGAAACAAAGAAAAGAGAAGATTTAATATCAACAACTAAAGAAATTCAAATATCTATAAATTCAATGTTGGATGAAGGCCTAATACAGAATATCTGA
- the tsaB gene encoding tRNA (adenosine(37)-N6)-threonylcarbamoyltransferase complex dimerization subunit type 1 TsaB — MQNFYTSKSKYLLALHSTSESFGIAVKDIENKEKIIKSAVFNIGRALSNKLFNCIETILPRKFWKQIIRISVAKGPGSYTSTRLTISMARTIAQQIDCSLDSMSSFHLMAPRLYKYLDQDQISSPFWIKDILPRRGIVAGKYEFIKIDQESDFYEFNEIIPPQLISNEKLINPFIKPSNNIEKDIISLINFSEYCQKSNFDSNWKTILPIYPTSPTDNQK; from the coding sequence TTGCAAAATTTCTACACCTCAAAATCAAAATATTTATTAGCCTTACATAGCACATCAGAGTCTTTTGGGATTGCAGTTAAGGATATAGAGAATAAAGAAAAAATAATAAAAAGCGCTGTATTCAATATTGGACGAGCATTATCCAATAAATTATTTAATTGTATAGAAACAATTCTTCCTAGGAAATTTTGGAAGCAAATAATTCGAATTTCAGTAGCAAAAGGGCCTGGAAGTTATACCAGCACAAGATTAACTATCTCAATGGCTAGAACAATTGCTCAGCAAATTGATTGTTCCCTCGATTCGATGAGTTCCTTTCATTTAATGGCTCCAAGACTTTACAAATATCTTGATCAAGATCAAATTTCTAGTCCATTTTGGATAAAAGATATTTTGCCACGAAGAGGCATTGTAGCTGGTAAATATGAATTCATTAAAATTGACCAAGAGTCAGATTTCTATGAATTTAATGAAATAATTCCTCCACAATTGATAAGCAATGAAAAACTAATAAATCCATTTATTAAGCCTTCAAATAATATAGAAAAAGATATTATTTCATTGATCAATTTTTCTGAATATTGTCAGAAATCAAACTTTGATTCTAATTGGAAAACAATCTTACCCATCTATCCAACTTCGCCAACCGATAATCAAAAATAA
- a CDS encoding Ycf34 family protein has protein sequence MCICVDCAWVDSCKTYYTVEENHGVRHLSEDPDFQGNNPKIHINIFDMPENEIGIEWDVRGCDSFQPDQGKWSRLRPGEEIPK, from the coding sequence ATGTGCATTTGTGTTGATTGTGCTTGGGTAGATAGTTGTAAGACCTACTACACAGTTGAGGAAAATCATGGGGTCAGGCATCTTTCTGAAGATCCAGATTTTCAGGGAAATAATCCAAAAATTCACATCAATATTTTTGATATGCCTGAGAATGAAATAGGAATCGAATGGGATGTTAGAGGATGCGATAGTTTTCAACCAGATCAGGGAAAATGGAGCAGGCTCCGTCCAGGAGAAGAAATTCCAAAATAA
- a CDS encoding CCA tRNA nucleotidyltransferase: MIIKHTLLSNDLYGDLNQKDWPISIDDLPPESALVGGSVRDSLLNKLSPKPDLDFVIPINAIKFSENLSKKINATFIKLDEKRDIARLVINGWTLDFARQVGENLKDDLLRRDFRINAIAIKLKEKPEIYDPMGGMDDLKSKKIVAISKKNLLDDPLRLLRGFRLMCELDFELEEKTKGFLKNNVEKLNNVAPERIKMEILKIVHSKWNSSVWQTYSELQLLKNWNDYNLDYTELKRKDIASKNPLFGSFFAKLIFLLSDEGLSRLTFSKNEIKRCKNLRLWVQKINNLDLDDFSEDQRFQLHVDLEEDLPSFILFLKQIHADPWLERWKDPSDPLFHPSSPLDGHVLQKIFRLPPGPLLGDLIRHLSKEKAYGRFFTDSEALEVARKWTLENSPFL; encoded by the coding sequence TTGATAATTAAACACACTTTACTATCAAATGATCTTTATGGAGATCTAAACCAAAAAGATTGGCCAATATCCATAGATGATTTGCCTCCTGAAAGTGCTCTGGTCGGAGGTTCTGTTAGAGATTCATTGCTGAACAAATTGAGTCCAAAACCTGATTTGGATTTTGTTATTCCAATAAATGCTATTAAGTTCAGCGAGAATTTATCTAAAAAGATTAATGCCACTTTTATAAAGCTAGATGAAAAGAGAGATATTGCTCGATTAGTGATTAATGGATGGACTCTAGATTTTGCTCGACAAGTAGGAGAGAATCTTAAAGATGATTTATTAAGAAGAGATTTTCGAATAAATGCAATAGCTATAAAGCTCAAAGAAAAGCCAGAAATTTATGACCCGATGGGGGGAATGGATGATTTAAAAAGTAAGAAAATTGTTGCGATAAGCAAGAAGAACTTGCTTGATGATCCTTTGAGGCTTCTTAGGGGTTTCAGATTAATGTGTGAATTAGATTTTGAGTTAGAAGAAAAAACTAAAGGGTTCCTAAAAAATAATGTAGAAAAATTAAATAATGTTGCACCTGAGAGGATAAAAATGGAAATCTTGAAAATTGTTCATTCAAAATGGAATTCCTCAGTTTGGCAAACATATTCAGAACTGCAATTATTGAAAAATTGGAATGACTATAATCTTGACTATACTGAGCTAAAAAGAAAAGATATTGCCTCAAAAAATCCACTATTTGGAAGTTTTTTTGCAAAGTTAATCTTTTTACTCAGTGATGAGGGCTTGTCCAGATTGACGTTTAGTAAAAATGAAATTAAAAGATGCAAGAACTTGAGGCTTTGGGTTCAAAAAATTAATAATTTAGATTTAGATGATTTTTCCGAAGATCAAAGATTTCAACTTCACGTTGATTTGGAAGAGGATTTGCCTTCTTTCATCCTTTTTTTGAAACAAATACATGCAGACCCTTGGCTGGAACGCTGGAAAGACCCCTCTGACCCCCTCTTTCACCCTTCTTCCCCCCTTGACGGCCATGTGCTTCAAAAAATATTTCGACTCCCCCCTGGCCCGCTCTTGGGAGATCTCATTAGACATCTTTCTAAGGAAAAAGCTTATGGAAGGTTCTTCACTGACAGCGAGGCTTTGGAGGTCGCTCGTAAATGGACCCTAGAGAATTCACCCTTTTTGTGA
- a CDS encoding RNA-binding protein: MSVRLYVGNLPQNVNVKELEALLTSIGDGIKFKAVFDRDTKACRGFGFANVKDENVSNELIEKFNGYEFNGNKLRVERSERKDSNSSNSRRGAGANNVNKGSNRKDVKKVVHSDAPIKEAPDPRWAGELSKLKDLLANQKTPS, from the coding sequence ATGAGTGTTCGCCTTTACGTCGGTAATTTGCCGCAGAATGTCAATGTTAAAGAACTTGAAGCCCTCCTAACATCCATTGGAGATGGAATCAAATTTAAAGCTGTTTTTGATAGAGATACCAAGGCTTGTAGAGGATTTGGTTTCGCTAATGTCAAAGATGAGAATGTCTCAAATGAGCTGATTGAAAAATTTAATGGCTATGAATTTAACGGCAACAAATTGAGGGTTGAGCGTTCTGAACGAAAAGACTCAAATTCCAGTAATTCAAGAAGAGGAGCTGGTGCTAACAATGTAAATAAAGGTTCTAATCGTAAAGATGTTAAGAAAGTTGTACATAGCGATGCGCCAATTAAAGAAGCTCCAGATCCAAGATGGGCTGGAGAACTATCAAAGTTAAAGGATCTTTTAGCTAATCAAAAAACTCCCTCTTAA
- a CDS encoding phytoene synthase, which translates to MAQPSFNLEDAYEACRKETAQWAKTFYLGTMLLPPAKRKAIWAIYVWCRRTDELMDSIEAQKKSRNELSDRLNKWEDKTKNIFAGNTEDDLDAVLSDTLQKFPQSIQPYIDMIEGQRMDLYTTRYKTFEELELYCYRVAGTVGLMTQGVIGIDAAYTRNPNLPPPNTSRAAIALGIANQLTNILRDVGEDRFRGRIYLPLEDLEKFNYSEEDLMKGIINENWKALMAFQLARARDWFQKSEEGIKWLSIDARWPIWTSLRLYRGILSSIEKLDYDVFSNRAYVKGWVKAVNIPISYLITINDEKYKLKTLIN; encoded by the coding sequence TTGGCGCAACCTTCTTTTAATCTAGAGGATGCCTACGAGGCTTGCAGAAAAGAAACTGCACAATGGGCCAAGACCTTCTACCTTGGCACCATGTTGCTGCCCCCTGCTAAACGCAAAGCAATCTGGGCTATTTATGTTTGGTGCCGTAGAACAGATGAGCTAATGGACAGCATTGAAGCTCAAAAAAAATCTAGAAATGAGTTATCAGATCGACTGAATAAATGGGAAGACAAAACAAAAAATATTTTTGCTGGTAATACCGAAGATGATCTTGATGCTGTCCTATCTGATACTCTTCAAAAATTTCCTCAGTCTATTCAGCCATACATAGACATGATTGAAGGCCAGAGAATGGATTTATATACAACCAGATACAAAACCTTTGAAGAACTTGAACTGTACTGTTATCGAGTCGCTGGAACTGTTGGGTTGATGACACAAGGCGTAATAGGAATTGATGCTGCCTATACACGTAACCCAAATTTGCCACCGCCTAATACTTCACGAGCAGCAATAGCTCTAGGAATCGCGAATCAACTAACAAATATTCTCAGAGATGTTGGAGAAGATAGGTTTAGAGGCCGCATTTATTTGCCATTAGAGGATTTAGAAAAATTTAATTACTCCGAAGAAGATCTAATGAAAGGAATAATCAATGAAAACTGGAAAGCTTTAATGGCTTTTCAATTAGCCAGAGCCAGAGATTGGTTCCAAAAATCTGAAGAAGGTATAAAATGGCTTTCCATAGATGCAAGGTGGCCTATATGGACCTCATTAAGGCTATATAGGGGAATATTAAGTTCAATTGAAAAACTTGATTATGACGTCTTTAGCAATCGAGCTTATGTAAAGGGATGGGTTAAAGCTGTAAACATACCCATCTCATATCTGATAACTATCAACGATGAAAAATATAAACTTAAAACACTAATTAATTGA